The DNA window gctcatgtctggagggggcggggtcacTGACATGTAAGGGGCGGGGTTTATCTGCTAATGTTAGTGTACCCAgacaccagagggcgctgcttaTGTGTCCATCCTTAAACAGCacctttttgtttccttccctCCACCCAGGAGGTAAAACCATCCGTCAGTGCCTCCGTTACACCGACTGTGATAACTCGCGTCTCACCCAGATGTTCCCGGCCATCTCCGGCTTCACGTATCGATGCTGCAGCAGCAACCTGTGCAACTCAGGCAACGCCGTCGCCATGGCGACGCCCATCctggctctgattggctcccTGCTCTACAGCCTCTCAGTGTTTTAACGTGAACTTTAAAAACTCACGTGTTTCCCTGTTTGATCCTTTAACAATAAACTCGAACCAACGTCTGCCTCTGGTTTTATTCACAGGTTTTACATTAGAAACTTTTCAttgtctgacttcctgtttggAATCAGCTGATTCTcagcgtcacacacacacacacacactcacacacacacacacacacacactcactcactcacacacacacacacacacacacacacacactcactcacacacacacacacacacacacacacactcactcacacacacacacacacacacacactcactcacacacacacgcactcactcacacacacactcacacacacacacacacacactcactcacacacacacacacgcactcactcacacacacactcactcacacacacacacacactcactcactctcacacacactcacacacacacacacacacacacacacacacacgcacatactcacacacacacacacgcacacacacacacacactcactcactcacacacacactcactcactcactcacacacacacacacacacacacacgcacatacacacacacactcacacacacacacacacacacacacacactcacacacacaaacactactgatgtcacacatttacacacttcGTATGGTCATTAAGTCTCATTTGAAATAAGtcttcctggtcctggtccctgtCCTGGTCCCTGTCCCGGTCCTGGTAcaggtcccggtcctggtcctggtcctggtccctgtCCTGGTCCCTGTCCCGGTCCTGGTAcaggtcccggtcctggtcctggtcctggtccctgtcccggtcccggtcctggtcctggtcctggtccctgtcccggtcccggtcctggtcccggtcccggtcctggtaCAGGTACAGGTACAGGTCCTGGTACaggtcctggccctggtcctggtcctggtcccggtcctccTCAAGGTGTCTTCCTGTTTGTCCCTCATGCTGCTCTGCACCCTGACCAGTACAGGTTCTACCTGGATGAATACTGGTTCTTCAGAGCGATGCTATAGACCCGGGTCAGCGACCTTCAgaactcaaagagccatttggacccgtttcccacagaaaagaaaacactcgaCGCCACAAAagccctttgacatctaaaagtAAGAAAACACTGCATATATGGTTTTTAGACCTGTGATTTATCCCTGGTTGTCTCACCTGAGTCCAAAGGTTCAATGAATAGTgggcgacaaaaaattaaacacattttattttgatgttacaaaatcaccataaattcaaattcagcGTTGATGTTTCATGAGTGTGAGA is part of the Mugil cephalus isolate CIBA_MC_2020 chromosome 10, CIBA_Mcephalus_1.1, whole genome shotgun sequence genome and encodes:
- the LOC125014998 gene encoding CD59 glycoprotein-like is translated as MKLCLVLVLLLCSGTLHTGCALRCYKCSDYTGMCQNVQECTFEDACISLSERGGKTIRQCLRYTDCDNSRLTQMFPAISGFTYRCCSSNLCNSGNAVAMATPILALIGSLLYSLSVF